The Nicotiana tabacum cultivar K326 chromosome 14, ASM71507v2, whole genome shotgun sequence genome contains a region encoding:
- the LOC107788341 gene encoding uncharacterized protein LOC107788341 produces MRDKLGGDDEPYYDSSDPDSFESESDLEGEGDPVSDDDVDGEDNMGQLRGRKKTNRVVYDPSTKIVTWQLGMVFENVKEFREAVTKYAIKKGIQLVKDPNEPYRVRVKFKTGCPWLLFASKEGRSTNFTIKTYNPRHKCHKTTYNYLCNSKYVAKQFKDRITSQPRIKGWKIQDMVRKKLGLYVGKTVCLKAKKLVLKEIMGDHVAEFGRILDYRDMLLKTNHGSTCAVKLTDTDDGQKQLSSFYICFAAMKQGFMEGCRRCIGLDGYFLKGVCKGQLLAAVAKDENNQMFPIAWAVVGTEKKQTWSWFLKLLQTDLNLGDGRELTMISLCSAVEEILPEREHRMCSRHILANWAIKWRGIERRKRFWSVVRSIFESEMKIKLDDLDKLGHNIYEDLVKYNKARWCKAFFQTFSKCDSVDNNMCESFNAWILGPRHKTIISMLEEIRVKVMSRIAKMRDFAETWQDGVSPMTMMVFNTNVERSMRVDFMFNGDTGFELKDGPCKFIVDLRTGYCSCMSWEMKGTPCPHAITTMHFKRLDPSENIIHWYMKETYMKAYSHFIQPVPNMKMSPESSNPKHSLPTARKVYTGPLIDSTHVTGDIGYKPSKGLKWKGKEAVTQRQLQV; encoded by the exons ATGAGAGACAAATTAGGAGGTGATGATGAGCCTTACTATGATAGTTCAGATCCAGATAGCTTTGAATCTGAATCAGATCTGGAAGGGGAGGGTGATCCTGTATCTGATGATGATGTAGATGGGGAAGATAATATGGGACAGTTAAGGGGAAGGAAAAAAACAAATAGAGTGGTGTATGATCCTTCTACCAAAATTGTTACTTGGCAACTGGGGATGGTATTTGAGAATGTGAAGGAATTTAGAGAAGCAGTTACCAAGTATGCTATAAAGAAAGGTATCCAGCTAGTTAAGGATCCCAATGAGCCATATAGGGTCAGAGTTAAATTCAAAACTGGTTGTCCTTGGTTGTTGTTTGCTAGCAAGGAAGGTAGGAGTACAAACTTCACAATCAAGACTTATAATCCAAGACACAAATGTCATAAAACCACTTACAACTATCTGTGTAATTCAAAATATGTGGCAAAGCAGTTCAAAGATAGAATTACCTCACAACCTAGAATTAAAGGTTGGAAAATTCAGGATATGGTGAGAAAAAAGCTTGGTTTATATGTTGGTAAGACTGTTTGTTTGAAGGCCAAAAAACTTGTGTTGAAAGAAATTATGGGGGATCATGTTGCTGAGTTTGGTAGGATTCTAGACTATAGGGATATGCTACTCaaaacaaatcatggtagcaCATGTGCAGTAAAATTGACAGACACAGATGATGGGCAGAAGCAGCTTTCCAGTTTCTACATTTGTTTTGCAGCTATGAAGCAGGGGTTTATGGAGGGTTGTAGGAGATGTATAGGGTTAGATGGATATTTTTTAAAGGGCGTTTGTAAAGGGCAACTGTTGGCAGCAGTAGCAAAGGATGAGAATAACCAAATGTTCCCAATAGCTTGGGCTGTTGTAGGCACTGAAAAAAAGCAAACATGGAGTTGGTTCCTCAAGTTATTGCAAACTGATTTGAACTTGGGAGATGGCAGGGAACTCACCATGATAA GTCTATGTTCAGCTGTTGAAGAGATTTTACCTGAGCGTGAGCACAGAATGTGTTCTAGACACATTCTGGCAAACTGGGCAATAAAATGGAGAGGgattgaaagaagaaaaagattctGGAGTGTTGTTAGATCAATATTTGAGTCTGAAATGAAAATAAAGCTAGATGATCTTGATAAATTGGGTCATAACATTTATGAAGACCTAGTTAAATACAACAAAGCAAGATGGTGCAAAGCATTCTTCCAAACATTCTCCAAATGTGACAGTGTTGACAATAACATGTGTGAAAGCTTCAATGCTTGGATATTGGGCCCTAGACACAAGACAATCATATCAATGCTAGAGGAAATAAGGGTCAAAGTTATGAGTAGGATAGCAAAGATGAGAGATTTTGCCGAAACTTGGCAGGATGGTGTATCTCCAATGACCATGATGGTGTTTAATACTAATGTTGAGAGGTCAATGAGGGTTGACTTCATGTTTAATGGAGATACAGGCTTTGAACTCAAAGATGGTCCATGCAAGTTCATTGTAGATTTAAGAACAGGCTACTGCAGTTGCATGTCTTGGGAAATGAAAGGCACTCCATGTCCACATGCTATAACAACAATGCACTTCAAGAGACTTGATCCTTCAGAGAATATTATACATTGGTACATGAAAGAGACCTACATGAAGGCATATTCACACTTCATACAACCAGTTCCCAACATGAAAATGTCTCCAGAAAGTAGTAACCCCAAG CATAGTTTGCCTACAGCCAGAAAGGTTTATACTGGCCCTTTAATTGATTCTACCCATGTTACTGGTGATATTGGATATAAGCCTTCTAAAGGTTTGAAATGGAAAGGGAAGGAAGCTGTGACTCAAAGACAACTTCAAGTCTAA